CAATACCTGACCGAAGCCGCTGTCCGGAGGACCCTGGAGGGGCTGCGCGCGGCCGCGGCGGGCAGCCGAATCGTGTTCACCTACGTCCGCAAGGACTTCATCGACGGGACGAATCGGTATGGCACACGGACGCTATACCGCTCGGTCCGGCAGCGAAGGCAACTGTGGCACTTCGGTTTACATCCTGATGACGTAGCGGGATTCATCGCCGATTACGGGTGGCTCCTGGTGGAGCAGGCCGGGCCCGACGAGCTCGTCGAGCGCTTCGTCAAGCCCACCGGGCGCGAACTCAAGGCGTCGCAGCTGGAATGGTCGGCCTACGCGGAGAAGACCTAGAAGCTAGACCTCGATGACCGTGGGCACGATCATCGGCTGCCGGCGGTAGGTCTCGCCCACCCACTTACCGACCGTGCGGCGCACTCCCTGCGCGATGCGGATCGGATCGGTGACGTCGGCCGCCACCAACTGTTCCAGCTCCGCCTCGACCCTGCGCACGGCGGGTTCCAGCGCCTTGGGGTCTTCGGAGAAGCCACGCGAATGCAAGTGTGGCGCGGCCACCGGCCGACCGGTGCCACGCTTGACCACCACGGTCACCGCGACGAAGCCGGACGACAAGATGAGCCGTTCACCCAGGGTGATGTCACCGACATCACCGGTGATCAAGCCGTCGACGAACATCTTGCCCACGGGCACCGCACCGGAAATCGAAGCTTTGCCGGCAACCAGGTCGACGCTGACACCGTTCTCGGCCAACAGGATTGACTCCTCCGGCACTCCGGTGCGGCCCGCCAGCTTGGCGTTCGCGCGCAGCATCCGCCAGGTCCCGTGCACCGGCATGACGTGGCGCGGCCGCACCCCGTTGTACAGGAACAACAACTCGCCGGCGTACGCGTGGCCCGAAACGTGCACTCGGGCTTGGGCGTTGGTGACGACTCGGGCTCCGATCTTGGACAGCTCATCGATGACACCGTAGACCGCCTCCTCGTTGCCGGGGATCAGCGACGACGACAACACGATCAGGTCACCCGAGGTCAGGTTGATGCTTCGATGCTCGCCGCGTGACATGCGCGACAACGCCGACATCGGCTCGCCCTGGGTGCCGGTGGTGATCAGCACCACCCGTTCGGGCGCCATCGTCTCGGCGGCGGCGATGTCGATCAGGTCGGAATCGGACACCCGCAGGAAGCCCAGTTCCCGCGCAATTCCCATGTTGCGCACCATCGATCGCCCGACGAACGATACCCGTCGGCCCAATGCAACTGCGGCATCGATGATTTGCTGCACTCGGTCCACATTGGAGGCGAAGCACGCGATGATGACCCGCCCGTCGGCGCCCCGGATCAGCCGGTGCAGTGTCGGGCCCACTTCGCTTTCGGACGGTCCGAGGCCGGGGATCTCGGCGTTGGTCGAGTCGCACAGGAACAGGTCCACACCGGCGTCGCCGAGCCGGGACATGCCCGGCAGGTCGGTGGGACGGCCGTCCAGCGGTAGTTGGTCGAGCTTGATGTCGCCGGTGAACAAGACGGTGCCCGCGCCGGTGTACACCGCGATGGCCAACGCATCGGGGACGGAGTGGTTGACGGCGAAAAATTCGCACTCGAACACACCGTGCCTGGTGCTTTGCCCCTCCGCGACTTGGACGAATACCGGCTTGACGCGGTGCTCACGGCATTTGGCGGCGACCAGCGCCAAGGTGAACTTGGAGCCGACGATCGGGATGTCCGGCCGCAGTTTGAGCAGGAACGGGATCGCCCCGATGTGGTCTTCGTGCGCATGGGTCAGCACCAGCGCCTCGATGTCGTCGAGCCGGTCCTCGATGTGGCGCATGTCCGGCAGGATCAGGTCGACGCCGGGCTCGTCGTGGGTGGGGAACATCACGCCGCAGTCGATGATCAGCAGCCGACCGAGGTGTTCGAAAACCGTCATATTGCGGCCGATTTCGCTGATGCCGCCCAGCGCCGTAACCCGCAACCCGCCTGAGGCTAGAGGACCTGGGGGGGCGAGGTCTACATCCACGTGTCGGCCGCCCTTTGGCTCACCTGAGCACCGAGGCCGCACGCATGTCGGCGGCCAACGCGTCGAGCTGCTGGGGTGTTGCGGGCATCTGAGGCAGCCGGGGATCGCCGACATCGATGCCCTGTAGCCGCAAGCCCGCCTTGGACAATGTCACCCCGCCCAGGCGGCCCATCGCGTTGCACAGCGGGGCGAGGCCGACGTTGATCTTGCGGGCGGTGGCGATGTCCCCGGATTGGAAAGCGGACAACAACTCTCGAAGCTGGCCCGCTGCCAGATGGCCGA
This is a stretch of genomic DNA from Mycobacterium lacus. It encodes these proteins:
- a CDS encoding ribonuclease J, whose product is MDVDLAPPGPLASGGLRVTALGGISEIGRNMTVFEHLGRLLIIDCGVMFPTHDEPGVDLILPDMRHIEDRLDDIEALVLTHAHEDHIGAIPFLLKLRPDIPIVGSKFTLALVAAKCREHRVKPVFVQVAEGQSTRHGVFECEFFAVNHSVPDALAIAVYTGAGTVLFTGDIKLDQLPLDGRPTDLPGMSRLGDAGVDLFLCDSTNAEIPGLGPSESEVGPTLHRLIRGADGRVIIACFASNVDRVQQIIDAAVALGRRVSFVGRSMVRNMGIARELGFLRVSDSDLIDIAAAETMAPERVVLITTGTQGEPMSALSRMSRGEHRSINLTSGDLIVLSSSLIPGNEEAVYGVIDELSKIGARVVTNAQARVHVSGHAYAGELLFLYNGVRPRHVMPVHGTWRMLRANAKLAGRTGVPEESILLAENGVSVDLVAGKASISGAVPVGKMFVDGLITGDVGDITLGERLILSSGFVAVTVVVKRGTGRPVAAPHLHSRGFSEDPKALEPAVRRVEAELEQLVAADVTDPIRIAQGVRRTVGKWVGETYRRQPMIVPTVIEV